Proteins from one Salarias fasciatus chromosome 14, fSalaFa1.1, whole genome shotgun sequence genomic window:
- the git1 gene encoding ARF GTPase-activating protein GIT1 isoform X1, whose translation MSRKLQRTEVCADCSAPDPGWTSINRGVLICDECCSVHRSLGRHISIVKHLRHSGWPPALLQMVQTLASNGANSIWEHSLLDPAQVQSGRRKPNPQDKVHPTKSEFIRAKYQMLAFVHKLPCRDDDGVTTKDLSKQLHSSVRTGSLETCLRLLSLGAQANFFHPEKGTTPLHVAAKAGQILQAELLVVYGADPGAPDINGRTPMDYARQAGHIELAERLVECQYELTDRLAFYLCGRRPDHKNGHYIIPQMADRARPKCPTQSLDLSELAKAAKKKLQALNNRLFEELAMDVYDEVDRRENDAVWLTTQNHSTLVTERSAVPFLPVNPEYSATRNQGRQKLARFNAREFATLIIDILSDAKRRQQGKGLSSPTDALDLGIDDDQHDYDSVASDEDTDSELTTQNNNNTQRSNRAKSMDSSDLSDGPITLQEYLEVKKALASSEAKVQQLMKVNNNLSEELRRLQKEITRMQTENSALRGGQQAGGAAGHGVGGPGGGGGGGHWPEGGMRVGIGGGGGFGPGADPPGLSVPSSVAPHSHPHRRERQAFSMYLPGAAPGPTAHGPPALDSLAARLQPLNTPSVRKGGPAPYGGQHLSGSTEMGRYMVPKAEKHGSGTDSDYDNTQTYEFSLSMGRSSEEEGRGESEEGGGGEPGEPDPTLPCTEDVILKTEQVTKNIQELLRAAQEFKHDSFVPCSEKIHSAVTEMASLFPKRPALDAVHCSLRLLASSASRLQVECRKAAPSEPGAPAVDYQLLTQQVIQCAYDIAKAAKQLVTITTREKKQ comes from the exons ATGTCCAGAAAGCTACAGAGGACAGAAGTCTGCGCCGACTGCAGTGCgccag ACCCGGGCTGGACTAGTATCAACCGTGGAGTCCTTATCTGTGACGAATGCTGTTCAGTCCACCGCAGCTTAGGCCGCCATATCTCCATAGTCAAGCACCTGAGGCACAGTGGATGGCCTCCCGCACTACTGCAG ATGGTTCAGACCTTGGCCAGTAACGGGGCCAACTCCATATGGGAACACAGCCTCCTCGACCCCGCTCAGGTGCAGAGCGGTCGACGGAAACCAAACCCTCAGGACAAGGTCCA CCCCACTAAGTCAGAGTTCATCAGAGCCAAATACCAGATGCTGGCATTTGTGCACAAGCTGCCCTGCCGCGATGACGATGGCGTCACTACAAAGGATCTCAGTAAG CAACTTCATTCAAGTGTGCGAACAGGGAGTTTAGAGACGTGTCTTCGGCTCTTGTCCCTCGGTGCTCAGGCCAACTTCTTCCACCCG GAGAAAGGCACCACGCCGCTACATGTGGCAGCCAAGGCGGGACAGATCTTACAGGCCGAGCTGCTGGTCGTGTACGGCGCAGACCCTGGAGCGCCTGACATCAATGGACGCACGCCTATGGATTATGCTCG GCAGGCGGGACATATAGAGCTGGCAGAACGCTTGGTAGAGTGTCAGTATGAACTGACGGACCGGCTAGCGTTCTACTTGTGCGGCCGTCGTCCAG ACCACAAGAATGGACATTATATCATTCCTCAGATGGCTGACAG AGCTCGTCCTAAGTGCCCGACACAGAG TCTGGACCTCTCAGAATTAGCCAAGGCTGCCAAGAAGAAGCTCCAAGCG CTCAACAACCGGCTGTTCGAAGAATTAGCCATGGATGTCTACGACGAGGTGGATCGACGGGAGAACGATGCAG TGTGGCTTACGACCCAGAACCACAGCACTCTGGTAACAGAACGCAGCGCCGTCCCTTTCCTACCGGTCAATCCTGAATACTCGGCCACGCGCAACCAG GGCCGTCAGAAGCTCGCCCGTTTCAATGCCCGGGAGTTCGCCACGCTCATCATCGACATCCTCAGTGACGCCAAAAGGAGACAGCAGGGAAAAGGTCTCAGCAGCCCGACAG ATGCTTTGGACCTGGGCATCGACGACGACCAGCATGACTACGACAGTGTAGCCTCTGACGAGGACACGGACAGTGAGCTGACCAcccagaacaacaacaacacgcaGCGCAGCAACCGTGCAAAG AGCATGGACTCGTCAGACCTGTCAGACGGCCCCATCACCCTGCAGGAGTATCTGGAGGTGAAGAAGGCTCTGGCCTCTTCAGAAGCCAAGGTGCAACAGCTGATGAAAGTCAACAACAACCTGAGCGAGGAGCTCCGGCGGCTCCAGAAGGAG ATCACCCGGATGCAGACAGAGAACAGTGCGCTACGGGGAGGCCAGCAGGCTGGGGGGGCAGCTGGCCATGGGGTCGGGggtcctggtggaggaggaggaggaggacactgGCCAGAGGGTGGGATGCGGGTGGGAattggaggagggggtgggtttGGACCAGGAGCTGATCCCCCGGGGCTCTCGGTGCCGTCCTCGGTCGCCCCCCACTCCCACCCCCACCGGAGGGAACGTCAGGCCTTCTCAATGTACCTACCAGGGGCCGCCCCTGGCCCCACGGCCCACGGTCCCCCAGCCCTGGACTCCCTGGCAGCCCGCCTGCAGCCCCTCAACACACCCAGC GTAAGGAAGGGTGGTCCGGCGCCGTACGGAGGTCAGCATCTGTCCGGATCCACGGAGATGGGCAGATACATG GTCCCTAAAGCAGAGAAGCACGGCAGTGGCACAGACAGTGACTATgacaacacacaaacatacgAGTTTTCACTAAG TATGGGTcgcagcagtgaggaggagggcCGTGGAGAGTCTGAGGAGGGAGGCGGTGGGGAGCCGGGGGAGCCAGACCCCACCCTACCCTGCACAGAAGACGTCATACTGAAGACCGAGCAGGTGACCAAGAACATCCAGGAGCTTCTCAGGGCCGCTCAGGAGTTCAAGCATGACAG CTTCGTTCCGTGTTCTGAGAAGATTCATTCGGCTGTTACTGAGATGGCCTCACTCTTCCCGAAA cgccCAGCGTTGGACGCGGTGCACTGCTCCCTCCGCCTGCTGGCCTCCAGTGCCTCCCGGCTGCAGGTGGAGTGCCGCAAGGCGGCGCCCTCGGAGCCCGGGGCCCCCGCGGTGGACTACCAGCTCCTCACTCAGCAGGTCATCCAGTGCGCCTACGACATCGCCAAGGCCGCCAAGCAACTGGTCACCATCACCACCCGTGAGAAGAAACAGTGA
- the git1 gene encoding ARF GTPase-activating protein GIT1 isoform X2 yields the protein MSRKLQRTEVCADCSAPDPGWTSINRGVLICDECCSVHRSLGRHISIVKHLRHSGWPPALLQMVQTLASNGANSIWEHSLLDPAQVQSGRRKPNPQDKVHPTKSEFIRAKYQMLAFVHKLPCRDDDGVTTKDLSKQLHSSVRTGSLETCLRLLSLGAQANFFHPEKGTTPLHVAAKAGQILQAELLVVYGADPGAPDINGRTPMDYARQAGHIELAERLVECQYELTDRLAFYLCGRRPDHKNGHYIIPQMADRARPKCPTQSLDLSELAKAAKKKLQALNNRLFEELAMDVYDEVDRRENDAVWLTTQNHSTLVTERSAVPFLPVNPEYSATRNQGRQKLARFNAREFATLIIDILSDAKRRQQGKGLSSPTDALDLGIDDDQHDYDSVASDEDTDSELTTQNNNNTQRSNRAKSMDSSDLSDGPITLQEYLEVKKALASSEAKVQQLMKVNNNLSEELRRLQKEVRKGGPAPYGGQHLSGSTEMGRYMVPKAEKHGSGTDSDYDNTQTYEFSLSMGRSSEEEGRGESEEGGGGEPGEPDPTLPCTEDVILKTEQVTKNIQELLRAAQEFKHDSFVPCSEKIHSAVTEMASLFPKRPALDAVHCSLRLLASSASRLQVECRKAAPSEPGAPAVDYQLLTQQVIQCAYDIAKAAKQLVTITTREKKQ from the exons ATGTCCAGAAAGCTACAGAGGACAGAAGTCTGCGCCGACTGCAGTGCgccag ACCCGGGCTGGACTAGTATCAACCGTGGAGTCCTTATCTGTGACGAATGCTGTTCAGTCCACCGCAGCTTAGGCCGCCATATCTCCATAGTCAAGCACCTGAGGCACAGTGGATGGCCTCCCGCACTACTGCAG ATGGTTCAGACCTTGGCCAGTAACGGGGCCAACTCCATATGGGAACACAGCCTCCTCGACCCCGCTCAGGTGCAGAGCGGTCGACGGAAACCAAACCCTCAGGACAAGGTCCA CCCCACTAAGTCAGAGTTCATCAGAGCCAAATACCAGATGCTGGCATTTGTGCACAAGCTGCCCTGCCGCGATGACGATGGCGTCACTACAAAGGATCTCAGTAAG CAACTTCATTCAAGTGTGCGAACAGGGAGTTTAGAGACGTGTCTTCGGCTCTTGTCCCTCGGTGCTCAGGCCAACTTCTTCCACCCG GAGAAAGGCACCACGCCGCTACATGTGGCAGCCAAGGCGGGACAGATCTTACAGGCCGAGCTGCTGGTCGTGTACGGCGCAGACCCTGGAGCGCCTGACATCAATGGACGCACGCCTATGGATTATGCTCG GCAGGCGGGACATATAGAGCTGGCAGAACGCTTGGTAGAGTGTCAGTATGAACTGACGGACCGGCTAGCGTTCTACTTGTGCGGCCGTCGTCCAG ACCACAAGAATGGACATTATATCATTCCTCAGATGGCTGACAG AGCTCGTCCTAAGTGCCCGACACAGAG TCTGGACCTCTCAGAATTAGCCAAGGCTGCCAAGAAGAAGCTCCAAGCG CTCAACAACCGGCTGTTCGAAGAATTAGCCATGGATGTCTACGACGAGGTGGATCGACGGGAGAACGATGCAG TGTGGCTTACGACCCAGAACCACAGCACTCTGGTAACAGAACGCAGCGCCGTCCCTTTCCTACCGGTCAATCCTGAATACTCGGCCACGCGCAACCAG GGCCGTCAGAAGCTCGCCCGTTTCAATGCCCGGGAGTTCGCCACGCTCATCATCGACATCCTCAGTGACGCCAAAAGGAGACAGCAGGGAAAAGGTCTCAGCAGCCCGACAG ATGCTTTGGACCTGGGCATCGACGACGACCAGCATGACTACGACAGTGTAGCCTCTGACGAGGACACGGACAGTGAGCTGACCAcccagaacaacaacaacacgcaGCGCAGCAACCGTGCAAAG AGCATGGACTCGTCAGACCTGTCAGACGGCCCCATCACCCTGCAGGAGTATCTGGAGGTGAAGAAGGCTCTGGCCTCTTCAGAAGCCAAGGTGCAACAGCTGATGAAAGTCAACAACAACCTGAGCGAGGAGCTCCGGCGGCTCCAGAAGGAG GTAAGGAAGGGTGGTCCGGCGCCGTACGGAGGTCAGCATCTGTCCGGATCCACGGAGATGGGCAGATACATG GTCCCTAAAGCAGAGAAGCACGGCAGTGGCACAGACAGTGACTATgacaacacacaaacatacgAGTTTTCACTAAG TATGGGTcgcagcagtgaggaggagggcCGTGGAGAGTCTGAGGAGGGAGGCGGTGGGGAGCCGGGGGAGCCAGACCCCACCCTACCCTGCACAGAAGACGTCATACTGAAGACCGAGCAGGTGACCAAGAACATCCAGGAGCTTCTCAGGGCCGCTCAGGAGTTCAAGCATGACAG CTTCGTTCCGTGTTCTGAGAAGATTCATTCGGCTGTTACTGAGATGGCCTCACTCTTCCCGAAA cgccCAGCGTTGGACGCGGTGCACTGCTCCCTCCGCCTGCTGGCCTCCAGTGCCTCCCGGCTGCAGGTGGAGTGCCGCAAGGCGGCGCCCTCGGAGCCCGGGGCCCCCGCGGTGGACTACCAGCTCCTCACTCAGCAGGTCATCCAGTGCGCCTACGACATCGCCAAGGCCGCCAAGCAACTGGTCACCATCACCACCCGTGAGAAGAAACAGTGA
- the git1 gene encoding ARF GTPase-activating protein GIT1 isoform X3 gives MSRKLQRTEVCADCSAPDPGWTSINRGVLICDECCSVHRSLGRHISIVKHLRHSGWPPALLQMVQTLASNGANSIWEHSLLDPAQVQSGRRKPNPQDKVHPTKSEFIRAKYQMLAFVHKLPCRDDDGVTTKDLSKQLHSSVRTGSLETCLRLLSLGAQANFFHPEKGTTPLHVAAKAGQILQAELLVVYGADPGAPDINGRTPMDYARQAGHIELAERLVECQYELTDRLAFYLCGRRPDHKNGHYIIPQMADSLDLSELAKAAKKKLQALNNRLFEELAMDVYDEVDRRENDAVWLTTQNHSTLVTERSAVPFLPVNPEYSATRNQGRQKLARFNAREFATLIIDILSDAKRRQQGKGLSSPTDALDLGIDDDQHDYDSVASDEDTDSELTTQNNNNTQRSNRAKSMDSSDLSDGPITLQEYLEVKKALASSEAKVQQLMKVNNNLSEELRRLQKEVRKGGPAPYGGQHLSGSTEMGRYMVPKAEKHGSGTDSDYDNTQTYEFSLSMGRSSEEEGRGESEEGGGGEPGEPDPTLPCTEDVILKTEQVTKNIQELLRAAQEFKHDSFVPCSEKIHSAVTEMASLFPKRPALDAVHCSLRLLASSASRLQVECRKAAPSEPGAPAVDYQLLTQQVIQCAYDIAKAAKQLVTITTREKKQ, from the exons ATGTCCAGAAAGCTACAGAGGACAGAAGTCTGCGCCGACTGCAGTGCgccag ACCCGGGCTGGACTAGTATCAACCGTGGAGTCCTTATCTGTGACGAATGCTGTTCAGTCCACCGCAGCTTAGGCCGCCATATCTCCATAGTCAAGCACCTGAGGCACAGTGGATGGCCTCCCGCACTACTGCAG ATGGTTCAGACCTTGGCCAGTAACGGGGCCAACTCCATATGGGAACACAGCCTCCTCGACCCCGCTCAGGTGCAGAGCGGTCGACGGAAACCAAACCCTCAGGACAAGGTCCA CCCCACTAAGTCAGAGTTCATCAGAGCCAAATACCAGATGCTGGCATTTGTGCACAAGCTGCCCTGCCGCGATGACGATGGCGTCACTACAAAGGATCTCAGTAAG CAACTTCATTCAAGTGTGCGAACAGGGAGTTTAGAGACGTGTCTTCGGCTCTTGTCCCTCGGTGCTCAGGCCAACTTCTTCCACCCG GAGAAAGGCACCACGCCGCTACATGTGGCAGCCAAGGCGGGACAGATCTTACAGGCCGAGCTGCTGGTCGTGTACGGCGCAGACCCTGGAGCGCCTGACATCAATGGACGCACGCCTATGGATTATGCTCG GCAGGCGGGACATATAGAGCTGGCAGAACGCTTGGTAGAGTGTCAGTATGAACTGACGGACCGGCTAGCGTTCTACTTGTGCGGCCGTCGTCCAG ACCACAAGAATGGACATTATATCATTCCTCAGATGGCTGACAG TCTGGACCTCTCAGAATTAGCCAAGGCTGCCAAGAAGAAGCTCCAAGCG CTCAACAACCGGCTGTTCGAAGAATTAGCCATGGATGTCTACGACGAGGTGGATCGACGGGAGAACGATGCAG TGTGGCTTACGACCCAGAACCACAGCACTCTGGTAACAGAACGCAGCGCCGTCCCTTTCCTACCGGTCAATCCTGAATACTCGGCCACGCGCAACCAG GGCCGTCAGAAGCTCGCCCGTTTCAATGCCCGGGAGTTCGCCACGCTCATCATCGACATCCTCAGTGACGCCAAAAGGAGACAGCAGGGAAAAGGTCTCAGCAGCCCGACAG ATGCTTTGGACCTGGGCATCGACGACGACCAGCATGACTACGACAGTGTAGCCTCTGACGAGGACACGGACAGTGAGCTGACCAcccagaacaacaacaacacgcaGCGCAGCAACCGTGCAAAG AGCATGGACTCGTCAGACCTGTCAGACGGCCCCATCACCCTGCAGGAGTATCTGGAGGTGAAGAAGGCTCTGGCCTCTTCAGAAGCCAAGGTGCAACAGCTGATGAAAGTCAACAACAACCTGAGCGAGGAGCTCCGGCGGCTCCAGAAGGAG GTAAGGAAGGGTGGTCCGGCGCCGTACGGAGGTCAGCATCTGTCCGGATCCACGGAGATGGGCAGATACATG GTCCCTAAAGCAGAGAAGCACGGCAGTGGCACAGACAGTGACTATgacaacacacaaacatacgAGTTTTCACTAAG TATGGGTcgcagcagtgaggaggagggcCGTGGAGAGTCTGAGGAGGGAGGCGGTGGGGAGCCGGGGGAGCCAGACCCCACCCTACCCTGCACAGAAGACGTCATACTGAAGACCGAGCAGGTGACCAAGAACATCCAGGAGCTTCTCAGGGCCGCTCAGGAGTTCAAGCATGACAG CTTCGTTCCGTGTTCTGAGAAGATTCATTCGGCTGTTACTGAGATGGCCTCACTCTTCCCGAAA cgccCAGCGTTGGACGCGGTGCACTGCTCCCTCCGCCTGCTGGCCTCCAGTGCCTCCCGGCTGCAGGTGGAGTGCCGCAAGGCGGCGCCCTCGGAGCCCGGGGCCCCCGCGGTGGACTACCAGCTCCTCACTCAGCAGGTCATCCAGTGCGCCTACGACATCGCCAAGGCCGCCAAGCAACTGGTCACCATCACCACCCGTGAGAAGAAACAGTGA
- the tp53i13 gene encoding uncharacterized protein tp53i13 → MGFDAMPARATSRRGTVALTRPGPASSYRGTVALLAALWLTLGRCEFPRCDNGKLNLEKDLSPDAVSWDCAESSQRLPSIDSVYDPEPARQICMDKPIHYNHSLPSSGAYRPVMAESGEYLYCPPQRWLNNLHHGATVLLYHPCAPRRERFLLSGLARSCLPDFIMTPHQHLSELTPIALVSWGRTLELPTIASSGVCDWLAMTQTTRNALDGVTQNMKYNLLLTWSASLHPPTERKGSLKECCEETMLSLLSGSKTEGSNQMEGGRSRLTRAAAAGENLESVEKKSEGFNARNHSNDVISNAGETFPRRAGDAKNSSSTPASLSDLQSPKKTPLPTIQNKSQGVSARTTSPLASNISATTLRTGSSGLGTFQSFLQTAAVQPGPEQADLRKPHTSAGAHSLTNSLKHEENQTARPGYEGTSSIRHRGKDSNEHSTKLNHSNEKAFDKDHTADPTMKDHEVVDVKEREVEHRQIHRPPHSHQQAPHTDADSQPQRRPQSESRGQTGSGDCDGCRAGEPCDCTHGPGLTRLQRTPRTDEAVWAAAALGFLLILLTLSVLHTRLYRHWRTTPSLYWRDPQQDYDSVADVIRRRLRIAKRRRKRSRRQECVLLPSSSSSDEHA, encoded by the exons ATGGGTTTCGACGCCATGCCGGCCCGAGCGACGTCCCGGCGGGGGACGGTGGCTCTCACCAGGCCGGGTCCAGCCTCGTCCTACCGGGGGACGGTGGCTCTCCTCGCGGCGCTGTGGCTGACTCTGGGTCGGTGCGAGTTTCCGAGATGTGACAACGGAAAG CTGAACCTGGAGAAGGACCTGTCTCCGGATGCTGTGTCCTGGGACTGTGCAGAGTCTTCGCAG AGACTTCCTAGTATTGACTCTGTTTATGATCCTGAG CCTGCCAGGCAGATATGCATGGATAAGCCAATCCACTACAATCACAGCCTTCCAAGCAG TGGAGCGTACAGACCAGTAATGGCGGAGAGTGGGGAGTACCTGTATTGTCCTCCTCAACGCTGGCTCAATAACTTGCAC CATGGAGCTACAGTTCTGCTCTATCACCCGTGTGCGCCACGTCGCGAGcgcttcctcctctctggattGGCTCGCTCCTGCCTGCCAGACTTCATCATGACGCCACATCAACACCTCAGTGAACTCACT CCGATCGCCTTGGTGTCCTGGGGCCGCACTCTGGAGCTTCCTACCATCGCCTCCTCAGGcgtctgtgattggctggcgaTGACGCAGACAACGCGAAATGCGCTTGATGGCGTGACACAAAACATGAAGTACAACCTTCTGCTGACGTGGTCAGCATCGCTGCACCCGCCGACAGAAAGGAAG GGATCTCTGAAGGAATGCTGTGAGGAGACCATGTTGTCTCTGCTCAGCGGCTCTAAGACGGAAGGCTCGAATCAAATGGAAGGAGGCAGAAGCAGACTGacgagagctgctgctgctggagagaaTCTGGAGAGCGTTGAGAAGAAGAGTGAAGGATTTAATGCAAGAAACCACTCCAACGATGTGATCAGTAACGCCGGTGAGACTTTCCCCCGGAGAGCAGGAGATGCAAAGAACTCCAGCAGCACACCTGCATCCCTCTCAGATCTACAAAGTCCAAAGAAAACTCCTCTGCCTAcaatccaaaataaaagccaggGCGTTTCAGCCAGAACTACTTCTCCTTTGGCGTCAAACATATCTGCAACTACACTCAGGACTGGTTCTTCAGGGTTGGggactttccagtcatttctacaaACTGCAGCAGTGCAGCCCGGTCCAGAACAGGCCGACCTCAGGAAACCACACACCTCTGCTGGGGCGCATTCTCTCACAAACAGCCTGAAGCATGAGGAGAACCAGACCGCCAGGCCTGGATATGAAGGTACGAGTTCAATCAGACACAGAGGTAAAGACTCTAATGAGCACAGTACGAAGCTCAATCACTCTAATGAGAAAGCGTTTGATAAGGACCACACGGCGGATCCCACCATGAAGGATCATGAAGTAGTGGATGTGAAAGAGCGAGAGGTGGAGCATCGGCAGATCCACAGGCCTCCACACTCTCATCAACAAGCTCCACACACGGACGCCGATTCTCAGCCGCAGCGGCGTCCGCAGTCAGAGAGCCGCGGCCAGACGGGCAGCGGCGACTGCGACGGCTGCCGGGCCGGCGAGCCCTGCGACTGCACGCACGGCCCGGGACTCACTCGCCTGCAGAGGACCCCCAGGACGGACGAGGCCGtgtgggcggcggcggctctgggCTTCCTGCTCATCCTCCTCACGCTCTCTGTGCTTCACACCCGCCTCTACCGCCACTGGAGGACCACGCCCAGCCTCTACTGGAGAGACCCCCAGCAGGACTACGACAGCGTCGCAG ATGTGATCCGCAGGAGGTTGCGGATagccaagaggaggaggaaaaggagccGGAGGCAGGAATGCGTTCTCCTGCCGAGCTCCTCAAGCTCAGACGAACACGCATAA